Proteins encoded by one window of Rhodamnia argentea isolate NSW1041297 chromosome 6, ASM2092103v1, whole genome shotgun sequence:
- the LOC115741433 gene encoding protein KINESIN LIGHT CHAIN-RELATED 3-like has translation MPGMVIDGTNREEIVSELDNGNSTPYKESPVANESPKSTPSQQSRQSAHPENIPVDGVVDTSIDKLYANVYEMQSSDQSPSRQSFESEGDESRIDSELRHLVGGEMREVEIMEEDEVEKPEDDGHSDATSKKDSPSSSKKSGKLEKARSPSAKSVSSGQSKKASRSQMESEATSRPPPKTKSPSEKPPIDRKNDKNSKKPNSNVTSTKKQKNLSPVAPKVQSGTSNSSESGLGNPDLGPFLLKQARDLVSSGENPQKALELALRAAKSFELCANGKPSLELVMCLHVTAAIYCSLGRYIEAIPVLERAIEIPVVEEGQDHALAKFAGHMQLGDTYAMLGQLENSIRCYTTGLEVQKQVLGERDPRVGETCRYLAEAHVQALQFDEAQQFCQMALDFHRENGSPASLEEAADRRLMGLICETKGDHEAALEHLVLASMAMVANGQEVEVASVDVSIGDTYLSLSRYDEAVFAYQKALTVFKTANGENHPSVASVFVRLAELYNKTGKFREAKSYCENALRIYEKPVHGIPPEEFATGLTDVSAIYESMNELEEAIRLLEKALKIYNDAPGQQSTVAGIEAQMGVMHYMLGNYSDSYASFNSAITKLRASGERKSAFFGIALNQMGLACVQRYAINEAAELFEEAKIILEEECGPYHPDTLGVYSNLAGTYDAIGRLDDAIKILEYVVEMREEKLGTANPDVDDEKRRLAELLKEAGRVRSRKGRSLENLLDATAQNVNSNGIKV, from the exons ATGCCTGGAATGGTAATTGATGGAACCAACAGAGAAGAAATAGTGAGCGAACTTGATAACGGAAACTCCACACCATATAAGGAAAGTCCAGTCGCTAATGAATCACCTAAGAGCACCCCCAGTCAGCAAAGCCGTCAAAGTGCTCATCCTGAGAACATCCCTGTTGACGGAGTGGTGGACACCTCCATTGACAAGCTTTATGCAAACGTGTACGAAATGCAGAGTTCTGATCAGTCCCCTTCTAGACAAAGCTTTGAGTCTGAGGGGGATGAGTCTAGGATCGATTCTGAGTTGCGTCATCTCGTTGGTGGTGAAATGAGGGAGGTGGAGATAATGGAAGAGGATGAGGTCGAGAAACCGGAGGATGATGGCCACAGTGATGCCACTTCCAAGAAGGATAGTCCATCTTCTAGTAAGAAGTCAGGGAAGCTCGAGAAGGCCCGATCCCCTAGTGCGAAATCCGTTTCTTCTGGACAATCAAAGAAAGCATCTCGATCTCAGATGGAATCAGAAGCGACATCGAGACCGCCTCCTAAGACCAAGAGTCCTTCTGAGAAACCTCCTATTGATAGAAAGAATGACAAGAATTCGAAAAAACCAAATTCAAATGTCACCTCTacgaagaaacaaaaaaatctatCTCCAGTGGCGCCAAAGGTGCAGAGTGGAACTTCAAATTCATCTGAATCTGGATTGGGCAATCCTGATTTAGGGCCATTTTTGCTGAAGCAAGCGAGGGATTTGGTATCTTCTGGGGAGAATCCCCAGAAAGCTCTCGAATTGGCACTCCGGGCAGCAAAGTCATTTGAATTATGTGCAAATGGCAAACCCAGCTTAGAGCTGGTTATGTGTTTACATGTTACTGCTGCAATATACTGCAGCTTAGGTCGGTACATTGAGGCGATTCCTGTTCTTGAGCGGGCAATTGAGATACCTGTTGTTGAGGAAGGTCAAGATCATGCTCTTGCGAAATTCGCAGGTCACATGCAGTTGGGTGATACCTATGCAATGTTGGGCCAGCTTGAGAATTCAATAAGGTGCTATACAACAGGGTTGGAGGTTCAGAAACAGGTACTGGGTGAAAGGGATCCTAGAGTTGGCGAGACTTGTCGGTATCTTGCCGAAGCTCATGTTCAAGCATTGCAGTTTGATGAGGCTCAGCAGTTCTGTCAGATGGCCCTTGACTTTCATCGTGAGAATGGTTCACCTGCTTCCCTTGAGGAAGCAGCAGATCGGAGGCTTATGGGCCTTATATGTGAAACCAAGGGGGATCATGAAGCTGCTCTTGAACATCTGGTGTTAGCTAGCATGGCCATGGTCGCAAATGGCCAGGAAGTGGAGGTGGCTTCTGTTGATGTCAGTATTGGTGACACGTACTTGTCTCTGTCTAGATATGATGAGGCTGTGTTTGCTTATCAGAAAGCTCTGACAGTTTTCAAGACCGCCAATGGAGAGAACCATCCTTCTGTAGCTTCGGTGTTTGTTCGTCTGGCTGAGTTATATAACAAGACGGGGAAGTTCAGAGAGGCAAAGTCATACTGTGAAAATGCTCTAAGAATTTACGAGAAGCCCGTGCACGGGATACCTCCTGAGGAATTTGCTACCGGTCTTACTGATGTATCTGCCATATATGAGTCGATGAATGAATTGGAGGAAGCAATTAGGTTGCTTGAGAAGGCACTTAAGATATATAATGACGCCCCGGGTCAGCAAAGCACAGTAGCTGGGATTGAAGCCCAGATGGGGGTCATGCATTACATGCTGGGGAACTATTCTGATTCATACGCATCATTTAACAGCGCCATAACGAAACTTCGTGCTAGCGGAGAGAGGAAGTCCGCCTTTTTTGGTATTGCTCTTAATCAAATGGGGCTGGCTTGTGTGCAGCGTTATGCAATAAATGAGGCTGCTGAATTGTTTGAAGAAGCCAAGATCATTTTAGAAGAAGAGTGCGGGCCTTATCATCCTGATACCCTTGGTGTGTATAGCAATCTTGCGGGCACTTATGATGCTATTGGCAG GTTGGATGACGCAATAAAGATTCTGGAGTATGTCGTTGAGATGAGAGAAGAAAAGCTTGGGACAGCGAACCCTGACGTCGATGATGAGAAGAGGAGGTTGGCCGAGTTACTGAAAGAAGCGGGCAGGGTTCGGAGCAGAAAAGGCAGATCCTTGGAGAACCTCCTTGATGCTACCGCCCAGAATGTAAATAGCAATGGCATTAAGGTATGA